The following coding sequences are from one Desulfurellaceae bacterium window:
- a CDS encoding KH domain-containing protein: MKDLVLYLAKALVNHPDEVEVNEIPGETASILELRVAKDDLGRIIGKQGRTAKSIRTLLNAAASRTNRKVVLEIVEEK, encoded by the coding sequence ATGAAGGATCTCGTCTTATACCTGGCCAAGGCTCTGGTGAACCATCCCGACGAAGTCGAGGTGAACGAAATACCGGGCGAGACCGCCTCGATTCTTGAACTCCGCGTGGCAAAGGACGACCTGGGTCGGATCATTGGCAAACAGGGACGGACTGCCAAGTCGATCCGGACGCTGCTCAATGCCGCAGCCTCACGGACAAACCGCAAAGTTGTCCTTGAAATCGTCGAAGAAAAATGA